In the genome of Saprospira sp. CCB-QB6, one region contains:
- the hemC gene encoding hydroxymethylbilane synthase gives MRKLIIGTRGSKLALWQAYYTQEQLKALGFESELKIIKTQGDRIQHLSFDKLEGKGFFTKEIESALLEGEIDLAVHSMKDMPTTQPKGLKLSAVSYRDKVADLLLIRKEVLAEKEPLGLPLNAVVGTSSARRKAQILDFRPDLEIKDIRGNVPTRLAKLREGQFDAILLAAAGVNRLEIPLEEFQVFEFDPREFVPAPAQGVLVWQCRLEDLQTQRILAKLHKKEVVACTNVERRLLQLFNGGCQMPLGAYCYKENGSYHAYAAVAESWNSPVKRVQLSASTNAQLAERLFALLQEEV, from the coding sequence TTATACGCAGGAGCAGCTCAAGGCGCTTGGTTTTGAGTCGGAATTGAAAATCATCAAGACGCAGGGCGATCGCATTCAGCACCTCAGCTTTGATAAGCTAGAAGGCAAGGGGTTTTTCACTAAAGAAATTGAGTCTGCTTTGTTGGAGGGCGAGATTGATTTGGCGGTGCATTCGATGAAAGACATGCCGACCACGCAGCCCAAAGGCTTAAAATTATCGGCTGTATCTTATCGGGATAAGGTGGCGGATTTGTTATTGATTCGCAAAGAAGTATTGGCGGAAAAAGAGCCCTTGGGTTTGCCGCTCAATGCGGTAGTTGGGACCTCTTCTGCGCGTAGAAAGGCCCAGATTTTAGATTTTCGTCCCGATTTGGAGATCAAGGATATTCGGGGCAATGTGCCTACTCGTTTGGCCAAGCTCAGAGAGGGGCAATTTGATGCGATATTGTTGGCTGCGGCTGGCGTCAATCGTTTAGAAATACCCTTAGAGGAGTTTCAGGTATTTGAATTTGACCCTAGAGAATTTGTGCCTGCTCCGGCCCAGGGGGTTTTGGTTTGGCAGTGTCGTTTGGAGGATTTGCAAACGCAGCGGATTCTGGCCAAATTGCATAAAAAAGAGGTAGTTGCTTGTACCAATGTAGAGCGTCGTTTGTTGCAGCTCTTTAATGGGGGCTGTCAGATGCCATTGGGGGCATATTGCTATAAAGAAAACGGCAGTTATCATGCTTATGCGGCAGTAGCCGAAAGCTGGAACAGTCCCGTAAAGCGGGTCCAACTATCGGCTTCTACCAATGCACAGTTAGCGGAGCGTTTATTTGCGCTCTTGCAAGAAGAAGTTTAG